The Elusimicrobiota bacterium sequence GCGGTCCCGGCGGAAATGGCCGCGCTTCCCTTCTACCGACGCACCAGAGAGGTTTGACATGGACCCGAAAGACCTTCGTTTCACCAAATCGCACGAATGGATCGCGGCCGACGGAGCGGTCGGGATTTCCGAACACGCCCAGCACGAGATCACGGATGTGGTTTTCGTCGAACTGCCGAAAGTGGGCCGGGCGGTCCAGGCGGAGGAAGCCTGCGCCGTGGTCGAGTCGGTCAAAGCCGCCTTCGACATTTACGCCCCGGTCCCGGGCACCATCGCGGCCGTCAATGAAGAGGGCGCCCGGAACCCCGGCCTCTTGAATAAATCCCCCTACGGGGACGGTTGGCTCTACAAAATCCAAATGACCTCGCCCGCCGACCGCGAAAAATTAATGACCCACGACCAATACCAACAATTTATCAAAGAAAAGTAATTGCCCGATTTATCGGGCAAACGAGAGAATTAATGTTTATCCCGCACACCGACGAACAAAAGAAGGACATGCTCGCGACCATCGGCGTGGCGCGCTTCGATGATTTGATCGGGGCGCTCCCCGCGAATTTGGTGCGGCCGCGGTTGAACCTCCCCGGTTCCATGAGCGAAATGGAATTGGTTCGGCACATGGAGGAACTGGCGTCCCGGGACCACCTGGCCCAGTCGTATTTGGGCGCCGGGGCCTACGAACATTTCGTTCCCACGGCGGTGTGGGCCCTGGCCCTCCGGGGCGAGTTCGCCACCGCCTACACCCCTTACCAAGCCGAGGCCAGCCAAGGCACGCTTCAGTCCATCTTTGAATTTCAAAGCCTCGTTTGTGAACTTTTCAAAATGGACGTGGCCAACGCGTCGATGTACGACGGGGCCAGCGCCGCCGCGGAGGCCTGTTTGGTGGCCGCCAAACACACGGGCCGAAACGAGATTTTAGTTCCCGAAACGGTCCATCCCCAGACCCTTCGGGTCATTCAAACCTATCTGGCCCACAGCGGGGCGCGGGTGACCTCTGTGCCTTGTCCCAACGGCGTTTTGGAACCGGCCTTTCTGCAAAAGAGCCTGGGGCCCGACACCGCCGCGTTATTGATCCAAACGCCTAACTTTTTTGGTTGCCTGGAAACCCACGTCAAAGAATTGTCCGATTTGATTCACGGCGCGGGGGGCCTCTTGATCGCGGCCACGTATCCCGTGGCCCTGGGACTGGTCGCGCCGCCGGGCGAATACGGGGCCGATATCGCGGTGGCGGAGGGGCAATCGTTGGGCCTTCCCCTGGCCTACGGCGGGCCCTACCTGGGACTTTTTGCCTGCAAAGAAGGGCTCCTCCGGAAAATGCCGGGGCGCGTGGTAGGCCAAACCTTGGACGCCGATGGAAAACGGGCGTTCGTCTTGACTCTCCAGGCTCGGGAACAACACATTCGCCGGGAAAAGGCGACCTCCAACATCTGCACGAACCAAGCCCTTTGCGCTTTGGCCGCCACCATTTATCTTTCGTTGGTTGGAAAAAATGGATTTAAAGAATTGGCCGCGCTCAATTTCCAAAAGGCCCATTACGCGGCGGGGGCGCTGGCCCAGCGGGGGTTCCCTTTGGTATTCCCACACCCGTTCTTTAACGAATTCGTGGTTCGCTGTCCGGTTTCCGCTGAACGGATCGTCAAGCGGTTATCGGAAAAACGGGTGCTCGCGGGGCTCCCGCTCGCGGCCCACTTTCCCAAGCGGGCCGAAGAGTTGTTGGTTTGCGTCACGGAGATAAAAACCAAAGCGGACATCGACCAATTTGGCGACCTGCTGGCGGAGGCGGCCCGATGAACGGTGAAAAAGTCGTGGAACCGTTGTCGTTCGAAAAAAGCGCGCCGGGTCGAAAAGGACTTCCGTGGCCGGTCTGTGACGTGCCCTTCGTCCCGGTGGAAAAACAGATTCCCGCGAACCTCCTTCGAAAAGAACCGGCGAAGTTGCCGGAACTCTCGGAACCCCAGGTGGTGCGCCACTTCACGCGGCTCTCTCACTTGAACTTTTCCATCGATACCAATTTCTATCCCCTGGGTTCTTGTACCATGAAACATAACCCCAAGGTCAACGACCGCATCGTCCAAATTCCCGACTTCGCGGGCCTCCACCCTCTGCGCCCTCACGAATTGAGCCAGGGCATTTTGGAGATTTTGTATGAAGTGGAACGCTGGTTGTCGGAAATTTGCGGAATGGATGCTTTCACGCTTCAACCGTCCGCCGGCGCCCAAGGGGAACTGACGGGCATTTTGGTGGCCCGGGCGTACCACGAACATCGCGGAGAGAAGCGCCCCGTGGTGTTGATCCCCGACTCGGCCCACGGCACGAACCCCGCCAGCGTCGCCTTGGCGGGTCTAACCGCGGTGACAGTGAAATCCACCGCCGACGGGCAGGTCGACCTGGATGACCTTTTAAAAAAGCTGACCAAAGACGTGGCTCTGGTCATGATGACCATCCCCAGCACCCTGGGCCTCTTCGAGCCGCGCATCCAGGACATCGCCAAAAAAATTCACGACGCCGGGGCCCTCCTTTATATGGATGGGGCCAACTTAAACGCGTTGGTGGGCCTGGTTCGTCCGGGCGATTTGGGAGTCGACGTGCTTCACGTCAATCTTCATAAAACCTTTGCCACGCCCCACGGCGGCGGCGGTCCCGGCGCGGGTCCGGTGGGCGTCAAAAAAGCCCTCGAACCGTTCCTTCCCGTTCCCCGCGTGGCGTTGGAAAATGGTGTTTACCGCCGAAAGTTTGACCGGGCAACCACCATTGGGCGAGTCCACGGGTTCCAAGGAAATGTGGGGGTTTTAATCCGCGCCTACGCCTACATGCGGCTTCAAGGGGCGGAAGGACTCCGAGAAATCAGTGAAAACGCTATTCTGGCCGCCAACTATTTAAAGGCCAAACTCACGCCGCTCTTCCCGAAAATGCCCGCCGGCGCCTGCATGCACGAGGTGGTGGTTTCCGGCGAAGGGGCCTTCGGCCCCGGGGTCCGAACCTTGGACGTGGCCAAACGTCTGTTGGACTACGGCTACTATGCCCCGACGATTTATTTTCCGCTCATCGTCCCAGAGTCCCTTATGATTGAGCCCACCGAAAATGAAACCAAAGAAACCTTGGACGCTTTCGTTGAAACCCTCCGCACGATTGTGTCGGAATCCAAGGCCACCCCGGATCTCGTCAAAACCGCCCCCCACAGCACCCCCGTCCGCCGCCTGGACGAAGTCAAAGCCGCCCGAGAACCGCGCCTCCGCTATCGTCCTCAACTTTGAATTTTCACCAAAAAAATGAGGGCTCGTTGCTCCTTTTGTTTGTGTCCGCATGACCCTATCCATAACCCTTGACATAAATTTTACATAGATATATCCTGGCTTTATGGGATTTGAGCCGAAATTTAACATCACCGCTGAAACGTTGCGCCTGGTGGCGGAGGCCACCGAACTGCGGGCGTGGATTGCCGCCGCTGTGGTGGATGTCCCTTGGCTCCCAGCGTTGCAGCGAGACACGACCGCCCGGTTGGCCCATTCCTCCACATCCATTGAGGGAAACCCCCTCACTTTGCCGGAGGTTGAGGCCTTGGCCCGAGGAGAACCCATCGGGGCCGAAAGGCGCGCTGCCTTGGAAGTTCTCAATGCGCTCGCCGCCATGAGGTGGATTTGGCGACAAGTCGAAAAAAATAAAATACAGGATAAAGGTCTTCTCCGCTTACATCGCCTCCTGACTGTTGGCCTACTGCCGGAAAAGGCTGTTGGGGCTTACAAGTCTGTCCCAAATCGCGTGATCGACCATCGCGGTCATCCGATTTATATCCCTCCCCGCCCAAAGGACGCTCCTCGGCTAACCCGCGAACTCTTCGCCTGGCTTAATGGGAAGGGGGGGCGATGTTTGCATCCTGTTGTTGTGGCCGCCATTGCTCATCACCAGTTGGTTTCGATTCACCCGGTGTCGGACGGGAACGGTCGGTTGGCCCGCGCCCTTGAGGTTTGGATTCTATATTCTCGGGGATTTGACACACACCATCTGTTCTCTCTGGACGACTATTTTTGGGCGGATCGTCCATTGTATTATCTGAAGATTCAACAAGCGCGCGATTTGGATGACGATCTGACCCATTGGGTGGAATATGTGGCGCAGGGGGTCGTCTCCACACTTAAAGAGACGGTTGAGCGTATCCGCTCGCTTCAGGTCCGGCCACCGTCTTCGAAGATCCTTCTGACAAAAAGGCAAGAGGATCTTCTTCGATATTTAAGGGATCGCGGAGTTGTCACTTCTGCCGATATACAAACGGCGTTCAAATTCACGCGCGCAAGAGCCGGCCAAATTCTAAAACCGTTGGTGTACGAAGGGCTGGTGGAGGTCGTAGGTCGGCAACGGTCCGCCCGGTATCGGTTGGCGAAATAGAAACAGGCTATTTTCGGAGGCGGGAGTAAGTGGTGAGGACCATGTAGGCGCCCATGATCATGGCGAAAACGCCGAAGGCCATTTTGAGAGTGGCCGGGTTCATTCGTTGGGCGAAACGGCCGCTGAGCCAGGCGCCGACGAACAGGGCGACGGCGGCGAAAGCCGCGGCGCGAATGTCCACGTTCCCGTTTCGATGGTATTCAATCACCGCGCCAAGACCGACGGGCAAAAGCAAAATGGCCAAGCTTGTGCCGGTGGCGCGGTGTTGACTGAATCCTGCGAAATACACCAGGGCTGGAACAATAATCAACCCGCCCCCCACGCCAAAAAATCCTGAGGAGATTCCGGCCAATCCCCCAATCAGTGCGTAAATAAGCGGGGATCCGCCCATGGCGCCGCTATTTTTCCGGACCCGCGCCCACCGCCACGGGATCTTCCGGTTCGATCCGGTCCAAAACTTCCGGCGCGAGGTCCGGGGCCACGGCGTTCGGGCTTTCCCAGAGCGTCACGTTCTGTCGTTCGCCCGGAACCCGGTAGACCGACCGGCGGAGCCGGGGGTGCTGGAAGAGGTTGAATTTGAGGGTGAAGGCGGTCCAAACGGCCATGACCGTGGCCGCCAGTGAAAGCGCGCGCTCGATCAGCGTCGGACGGCCGAGGGCTTCGTAGGCCCGGGCCTCCAACTCGCCCACCCATTTTCGAATGGCGGGGTTGGGACCAAACAGCCGGCCCGCGAGGAAGATGGGGTAGGACTTGCGAACCTCTTTCGCGTTCATTCGCGCTTTGGCCCGCAGGAGCGGATTGGGGGAGTCTTTGAGCGTGTGATAGCCCAGGAGCCACGACTCCACCACGCGAAGAATGCTGGGGCCCAACCGCTGGAAATCCTCCTCGTAACACCACTGTTGAATCCCCTCGATCTGGGTAGGGGTCAAGGTGGGGTGTTTGATCATGGTGGTGAACCCGTCGGCGCGTTTGTAAAACTTTTCCGGATCCCCTTGATAGTCGTCCCTCAAAAGACCCGCTTTCATAATGCGGTCATAGAAGGGGGTGCTGGGGACGGGCCCGTAAATCAGGATCTGGGTCAAGGAGGGTTTTAGCTTCATCAACCCCGCCAACTCCGCGGCCACGACGTCGTGGTTTTGATAGTCGAAGCCCACGATCATGGAGGCGAGGATGGTGATGCCGTGTTGACGGAACTCGGTGAAGATGTCTTCCACGGGGCGTCCCTGCTGTTTTCCGTAGCCGGATTTAGTCCCCTCGTAGCCCACCCAGAAACCGTCGATCCCCATTTCCAGAATTTCTTCCACCGTGTACTGGCTGATGGCTTTGATGCTGGAGAAGACGAAAATAGAGGGGAGGCGCCCGCTCCGCTTCACGCAGTCCCGGAACTCCATGGCCCGGGTCTTGTTCAGCAGGAAGTCCTCGTCAAAAATGATGAACACCGTGCTCGGATCGCGGTCGAGGTAGCTTTCCACCACCGCAAAGATGTCTTTTCCTTCCGGCAGGAGTTTCACGTGCCGCCGCTTGAAAAAATGCGAGGTGCAACAGAAATCGCACCCGTTGGGACAGCCCAAACCCGCGAAAATTTTTCCGGTGTGGGAGACCGGGATGGAAAAAATCTTCAGGTCGCTGACGATCAGCGGGTGTTTATAGGGTTTTGGAATCGGCGTTTCGCCCAGCAGGCGACGGAAAAAGGTCACGCCCTCTTCCCGACAAAAGAAGTCCCCGTAGGGGGCCAACACGTCGTCCTGAAGCACGGTCCCATACCCGCCAAGGACGATCTTGCTGTGAGGCGAATACCGGCGGACCAGGGCCACCGCGTCTTTCATCTTGTGGAAAAGCGC is a genomic window containing:
- the gcvH gene encoding glycine cleavage system protein GcvH; the protein is MDPKDLRFTKSHEWIAADGAVGISEHAQHEITDVVFVELPKVGRAVQAEEACAVVESVKAAFDIYAPVPGTIAAVNEEGARNPGLLNKSPYGDGWLYKIQMTSPADREKLMTHDQYQQFIKEK
- the gcvPA gene encoding aminomethyl-transferring glycine dehydrogenase subunit GcvPA yields the protein MFIPHTDEQKKDMLATIGVARFDDLIGALPANLVRPRLNLPGSMSEMELVRHMEELASRDHLAQSYLGAGAYEHFVPTAVWALALRGEFATAYTPYQAEASQGTLQSIFEFQSLVCELFKMDVANASMYDGASAAAEACLVAAKHTGRNEILVPETVHPQTLRVIQTYLAHSGARVTSVPCPNGVLEPAFLQKSLGPDTAALLIQTPNFFGCLETHVKELSDLIHGAGGLLIAATYPVALGLVAPPGEYGADIAVAEGQSLGLPLAYGGPYLGLFACKEGLLRKMPGRVVGQTLDADGKRAFVLTLQAREQHIRREKATSNICTNQALCALAATIYLSLVGKNGFKELAALNFQKAHYAAGALAQRGFPLVFPHPFFNEFVVRCPVSAERIVKRLSEKRVLAGLPLAAHFPKRAEELLVCVTEIKTKADIDQFGDLLAEAAR
- the gcvPB gene encoding aminomethyl-transferring glycine dehydrogenase subunit GcvPB, with the protein product MNGEKVVEPLSFEKSAPGRKGLPWPVCDVPFVPVEKQIPANLLRKEPAKLPELSEPQVVRHFTRLSHLNFSIDTNFYPLGSCTMKHNPKVNDRIVQIPDFAGLHPLRPHELSQGILEILYEVERWLSEICGMDAFTLQPSAGAQGELTGILVARAYHEHRGEKRPVVLIPDSAHGTNPASVALAGLTAVTVKSTADGQVDLDDLLKKLTKDVALVMMTIPSTLGLFEPRIQDIAKKIHDAGALLYMDGANLNALVGLVRPGDLGVDVLHVNLHKTFATPHGGGGPGAGPVGVKKALEPFLPVPRVALENGVYRRKFDRATTIGRVHGFQGNVGVLIRAYAYMRLQGAEGLREISENAILAANYLKAKLTPLFPKMPAGACMHEVVVSGEGAFGPGVRTLDVAKRLLDYGYYAPTIYFPLIVPESLMIEPTENETKETLDAFVETLRTIVSESKATPDLVKTAPHSTPVRRLDEVKAAREPRLRYRPQL
- a CDS encoding Fic family protein, with the translated sequence MGFEPKFNITAETLRLVAEATELRAWIAAAVVDVPWLPALQRDTTARLAHSSTSIEGNPLTLPEVEALARGEPIGAERRAALEVLNALAAMRWIWRQVEKNKIQDKGLLRLHRLLTVGLLPEKAVGAYKSVPNRVIDHRGHPIYIPPRPKDAPRLTRELFAWLNGKGGRCLHPVVVAAIAHHQLVSIHPVSDGNGRLARALEVWILYSRGFDTHHLFSLDDYFWADRPLYYLKIQQARDLDDDLTHWVEYVAQGVVSTLKETVERIRSLQVRPPSSKILLTKRQEDLLRYLRDRGVVTSADIQTAFKFTRARAGQILKPLVYEGLVEVVGRQRSARYRLAK
- a CDS encoding sulfite exporter TauE/SafE family protein produces the protein MGGSPLIYALIGGLAGISSGFFGVGGGLIIVPALVYFAGFSQHRATGTSLAILLLPVGLGAVIEYHRNGNVDIRAAAFAAVALFVGAWLSGRFAQRMNPATLKMAFGVFAMIMGAYMVLTTYSRLRK